The following are encoded in a window of Congzhengia minquanensis genomic DNA:
- the thiE gene encoding thiamine phosphate synthase has protein sequence MKFDKKSLLLYAVTDRSWLGTDTLAKQVEMALKGGATFVQLREKHLDHDAFLAEALEVKALCKKFSVPFVINDNVALAKEIDADGVHVGQSDMETGSVREFLGSGKIVGVSAQTVEQALLAQARGADYLGVGAVFPTGSKDDAEDVGIDTLKAICAAVNIPVIAIGGIGPQNVAKLNGSGVCGIAVISAIFAQQDITAATKQLRTLTERMTEQ, from the coding sequence ATGAAATTCGATAAAAAAAGCCTGCTGCTCTACGCTGTGACGGACAGAAGCTGGCTGGGAACAGATACGCTGGCAAAGCAGGTTGAAATGGCCTTAAAAGGCGGCGCAACTTTTGTTCAGCTTCGGGAAAAGCACTTAGACCACGACGCATTTTTAGCCGAGGCGCTGGAGGTAAAAGCACTGTGCAAAAAATTTAGCGTACCTTTTGTAATTAACGACAACGTGGCGTTGGCAAAGGAAATTGACGCTGACGGCGTGCATGTGGGACAAAGTGACATGGAAACCGGCTCTGTCCGGGAATTTTTGGGCAGCGGGAAAATTGTTGGTGTGTCGGCCCAGACCGTGGAACAGGCACTTTTGGCCCAGGCCCGCGGAGCGGACTATCTGGGTGTGGGCGCAGTGTTTCCCACCGGCTCGAAGGACGATGCGGAGGATGTTGGCATAGATACGCTAAAGGCCATTTGCGCAGCAGTAAACATTCCCGTTATCGCCATTGGCGGAATTGGGCCGCAAAACGTGGCAAAGCTTAATGGTAGCGGCGTTTGCGGCATTGCAGTTATCAGCGCGATTTTTGCGCAGCAGGATATCACTGCCGCAACAAAACAGCTTCGTACTTTAACGGAAAGGATGACGGAGCAATGA
- the carB gene encoding carbamoyl-phosphate synthase large subunit, giving the protein MPKRSDIKKVLVIGSGPIVIGQAAEFDYAGTQACLALKEEGYEVVLANSNPATIMTDTSIADKVYMEPLNLEYMAKILRYERPDAIVPGIGGQTGLNIAMQLAKKGVLAECQVELLGTSSESIERAEDRELFKELCEELGEPVLPSVITHTIDEAKSAAEEIGYPVVLRPAFTLGGTGGGFADDEEELCEIMKNALKLSPVGQVLVEKSIKGYKEIEYEVMRDKNDTAITICNMENLDPVGIHTGDSIVVAPSQTLTNKEYHMLRDSALKIIRALKVEGGCNVQFALDPQSFQYYVIEVNPRVSRSSALASKASGYPIARVSAKIAVGMTLDEIMIANTPASFEPTLDYVVTKMPRFPFDKFTQASNKLSTQMKATGEVMAIGRTMEESLLKATRSLEIGVCHIYMSKFDKSKMSVDDLMKYIEEGTDDRIYAIAQLMYLGVDHSRICNVTQIDMFFLDKIKNIVDFEKVLEQPESVGNIDLLYKAKKMGFCDKYIAHLWQMTEDDVFEMRKKHNMFPVYKMIDTCASEFDSYIPYFYSTYEEENESIVSDKAKIIVLGSGPIRIGQGVEFDYSTVHAVKTIKESGIESIIINNNPETVSTDYTTSDKLYFEPLTVEDVMNIIELEKPMGVIASLGGQTAINLAEPLKKRGVKLIGTDCDAIERAENRDSFEKIMEELEIPQPNGKAVTKMEDGIRAAEEIGYPVLVRPSYVLGGRAMEIVADEEGLRHYLKTAVEIDEDKPVLVDKYIIGKEVEVDAVCDGTDVFVPGIMEHVERTGIHSGDSISVYPTFSISKEVKNVILDYTKRLGLGIGIIGLYNIQFIVDKEDNVYVIEVNPRSSRTVPFLSKSTGYQLADIATLVILGKSLKEQGFTSIYPEEKKWWYVKAPAFSFSKIRGLDAYLSPEMKSTGEAIGYDKSLTRALYKALQASDMHVVNYGTVFVTIADKDKNEALPLIKRFYNLGFNIEATHGTAKFLKENGIRTRERTSGEGDDGIFDSMRKGYVTYVINTKDINAKTHETDGYQLRRCAVENNITMFTALDTVRVFLDVLEEVTITISTIDN; this is encoded by the coding sequence ATGCCTAAAAGAAGTGATATTAAAAAGGTTTTGGTTATTGGCTCCGGCCCAATTGTAATCGGCCAGGCCGCAGAGTTCGACTATGCGGGCACCCAGGCGTGCCTTGCCTTAAAAGAAGAGGGATACGAGGTGGTTTTGGCAAACTCAAACCCCGCAACCATTATGACCGATACCTCCATTGCGGATAAGGTATATATGGAGCCGTTAAACCTTGAATATATGGCAAAAATCCTGCGCTATGAGCGGCCGGACGCAATCGTTCCGGGAATTGGCGGACAAACGGGTCTTAATATTGCCATGCAGCTTGCAAAAAAAGGCGTTTTAGCCGAGTGTCAGGTGGAGCTTTTGGGAACGTCCAGCGAAAGTATTGAGCGGGCGGAGGACAGAGAACTGTTTAAAGAGCTGTGTGAAGAATTGGGCGAGCCGGTGCTGCCGTCGGTGATTACCCACACTATTGACGAGGCAAAATCGGCGGCGGAAGAGATTGGATATCCGGTAGTGCTTCGTCCTGCGTTTACGCTGGGCGGCACAGGCGGCGGCTTTGCCGACGATGAGGAAGAACTTTGCGAAATTATGAAAAACGCCTTAAAGCTTTCCCCTGTGGGACAGGTCTTGGTAGAGAAAAGCATTAAGGGCTATAAGGAAATTGAATATGAGGTAATGCGCGACAAAAACGACACCGCCATTACTATTTGTAACATGGAAAATTTAGACCCTGTGGGCATACATACGGGGGATTCGATTGTAGTCGCCCCCAGCCAGACGCTGACGAACAAGGAATATCACATGCTCCGCGACAGTGCGCTGAAAATTATTCGGGCATTAAAAGTAGAGGGCGGCTGTAACGTGCAGTTTGCATTAGACCCCCAGTCGTTTCAATATTATGTAATTGAGGTAAATCCCAGGGTGTCAAGGTCGTCGGCTTTGGCATCGAAAGCCAGCGGTTACCCAATCGCAAGGGTTTCAGCTAAAATTGCCGTGGGCATGACCTTAGACGAAATTATGATTGCGAATACCCCCGCGTCGTTTGAGCCCACGCTGGATTACGTGGTAACCAAAATGCCCCGGTTCCCCTTTGACAAGTTTACCCAGGCGTCGAATAAGCTTTCTACCCAAATGAAAGCCACAGGCGAGGTTATGGCCATAGGCCGGACAATGGAGGAAAGTCTGCTGAAAGCAACCAGGTCTTTGGAAATCGGCGTGTGCCACATTTACATGTCAAAATTTGACAAGAGCAAAATGTCGGTAGACGATTTGATGAAATATATTGAAGAGGGCACGGACGACCGGATTTATGCCATTGCCCAGCTCATGTATTTGGGCGTGGACCACTCAAGAATTTGCAACGTGACGCAAATTGATATGTTTTTCTTAGATAAAATTAAAAACATTGTGGATTTTGAAAAGGTACTAGAACAGCCCGAAAGCGTTGGAAACATCGACCTGCTTTACAAGGCAAAGAAAATGGGATTCTGCGACAAATATATCGCCCATCTCTGGCAGATGACAGAGGACGACGTGTTTGAAATGCGAAAAAAACACAACATGTTTCCGGTGTATAAAATGATTGACACCTGCGCCAGCGAGTTTGACAGCTATATTCCATATTTTTACTCCACCTATGAGGAGGAGAACGAGTCAATCGTGTCAGATAAAGCGAAAATTATTGTTTTAGGCTCCGGCCCTATCCGAATCGGGCAGGGCGTTGAGTTCGACTATTCCACGGTGCATGCAGTGAAAACCATTAAGGAAAGCGGAATAGAGTCTATCATCATCAATAATAATCCTGAAACCGTTTCCACAGACTACACCACCTCCGATAAGCTGTATTTCGAGCCGCTTACCGTTGAGGACGTTATGAATATTATTGAACTGGAAAAACCCATGGGCGTTATCGCATCTTTAGGTGGGCAGACGGCTATTAACCTTGCCGAGCCTTTAAAGAAACGGGGCGTTAAGCTCATTGGAACAGACTGTGACGCAATTGAGCGGGCCGAAAACAGGGACTCTTTTGAAAAAATTATGGAGGAACTGGAAATTCCCCAGCCAAACGGGAAAGCCGTGACCAAAATGGAGGACGGAATTCGTGCGGCAGAGGAGATCGGCTATCCTGTATTGGTGCGTCCCAGCTATGTTTTGGGCGGCAGGGCAATGGAGATTGTGGCGGACGAAGAAGGTTTGCGCCACTACCTGAAAACCGCCGTTGAAATTGATGAGGACAAGCCAGTGCTGGTGGATAAATACATCATCGGAAAAGAAGTTGAGGTAGACGCGGTTTGCGACGGGACAGACGTGTTCGTTCCGGGCATTATGGAACACGTGGAGCGTACGGGAATCCACTCCGGCGACTCAATTTCCGTTTACCCTACGTTCAGCATTTCAAAAGAAGTGAAAAACGTTATCTTGGATTACACAAAACGTTTGGGGCTGGGCATCGGCATCATCGGGCTTTACAACATTCAGTTCATTGTGGACAAGGAAGATAACGTTTATGTAATAGAGGTTAACCCCCGTTCCTCAAGAACAGTGCCGTTTTTGTCGAAATCCACAGGCTATCAGCTTGCAGACATTGCCACGCTGGTTATTTTGGGAAAATCTTTAAAGGAACAGGGCTTTACCTCCATTTACCCCGAAGAGAAAAAGTGGTGGTATGTAAAAGCGCCGGCGTTCTCGTTCTCGAAAATCCGCGGACTTGACGCATATCTTTCACCAGAAATGAAATCCACCGGCGAGGCCATTGGTTACGACAAATCCTTAACCCGTGCGCTGTATAAGGCCTTACAGGCTTCTGACATGCACGTGGTGAACTATGGTACGGTTTTCGTTACCATTGCCGACAAGGATAAGAACGAAGCGCTTCCGCTCATCAAGCGGTTTTACAATTTGGGCTTTAACATCGAAGCAACACATGGCACTGCGAAGTTCTTAAAAGAAAACGGCATCAGAACCAGGGAACGCACCAGCGGCGAAGGGGACGACGGTATTTTCGACTCTATGCGCAAAGGCTATGTAACCTATGTAATCAACACCAAAGACATTAACGCAAAAACTCACGAAACCGACGGCTATCAGCTCAGGCGCTGTGCGGTAGAAAACAACATTACCATGTTTACTGCCTTAGACACCGTCCGCGTATTTTTAGACGTTTTAGAAGAAGTAACCATTACCATTTCAACAATTGACAATTGA
- the carA gene encoding glutamine-hydrolyzing carbamoyl-phosphate synthase small subunit → MEKNFDRKIVFEDGKEYYGYGFGANCDRVCEIVFNTSMVGYQEIISDPSYTYQLVVMTYPLIGNYGIADEDFETKVPTIGGLVVRDYNDMPSNFRYTKTLSEILEENGIPGIYGVDTRMITRSIRDFGSRKAFITDASTAKEDALKILSSVDIPKDAVAKVSCKKRWYSRTSNHKYNVVAIDCGIKLNIIRSLNSCGCNVTVVPYNTTADEIDFMKPDGVFLSNGPGDPENVLPVIETVKKLRGKYPIFGICLGHQIISLAYGAQTYKLKFGHRGGNHPVKNLKNGKIEITSQNHSYAVDLTSLEQTPLTPTHINLLDQTVEGLECEKDRLFSVQYHPESAPGPQDSTYLFGRFIDLMKEANGNA, encoded by the coding sequence ATGGAAAAAAATTTCGACAGAAAAATTGTCTTTGAAGACGGCAAGGAATACTATGGATATGGCTTTGGCGCGAACTGCGACAGGGTGTGCGAAATTGTGTTCAACACCTCAATGGTGGGGTATCAGGAGATTATTTCCGACCCATCTTATACCTATCAGCTGGTGGTAATGACCTATCCTTTAATCGGGAACTATGGCATTGCAGACGAAGATTTTGAAACGAAGGTGCCCACCATCGGCGGCTTGGTGGTGCGGGACTATAACGACATGCCCAGCAATTTCCGCTACACAAAAACGTTGTCTGAGATTTTGGAGGAAAACGGAATTCCGGGAATTTACGGCGTGGACACCAGAATGATTACGCGTTCAATTCGCGACTTTGGCAGCAGAAAGGCGTTTATTACCGACGCTTCCACCGCCAAGGAGGACGCTTTGAAAATTTTATCGAGCGTTGACATTCCGAAGGACGCAGTGGCAAAGGTGAGCTGCAAAAAGCGGTGGTATTCCAGAACGTCTAACCACAAATATAACGTGGTGGCAATTGACTGTGGAATTAAATTAAACATTATCCGCAGCTTAAACAGCTGCGGGTGCAACGTAACCGTTGTGCCGTATAACACCACGGCGGACGAAATTGATTTTATGAAGCCCGACGGTGTGTTTTTGTCAAACGGGCCTGGCGACCCTGAAAATGTGCTGCCCGTCATTGAAACGGTGAAAAAGCTTAGAGGGAAATATCCCATATTCGGCATTTGCTTAGGACATCAGATAATCAGCCTTGCCTACGGAGCCCAAACTTATAAGCTTAAGTTTGGGCACCGGGGCGGAAACCATCCGGTGAAAAATTTGAAAAACGGCAAAATTGAAATTACCAGCCAAAACCACAGCTATGCCGTGGATTTAACCTCGCTGGAACAGACGCCTCTCACTCCAACCCACATCAATCTGTTAGACCAGACGGTGGAAGGCTTAGAATGTGAAAAGGACAGGCTGTTTTCTGTGCAGTATCACCCGGAAAGCGCCCCCGGCCCCCAGGACAGCACCTATCTGTTCGGCCGGTTTATCGACTTAATGAAGGAGGCGAACGGCAATGCCTAA
- the thiM gene encoding hydroxyethylthiazole kinase — translation MLGNCLENVRKTVPLVHNITNYVTVNDVANVLLACGGSPIMSDEIDDVSDITSICGGLNINIGTLNKNTIAAMFAAGKKANELGHKVVLDPVGAGASALRTKTALDLADTIKFDAIRGNISEIKTLSAGSGSTKGVDADSADAVDDNNLDSAVAFVKQLAKERNTIIAVTGATDLVADAKTCYIIKNGRPEMSKITGTGCQLSGMLAAFLVANPENPLEAAAAAVCTMGLAGEIGFANMEKADGNSTYRNRIIDAIYNMTSEELNKGANYEIR, via the coding sequence ATGCTGGGAAACTGTCTTGAAAATGTACGAAAAACCGTGCCTTTGGTGCACAACATTACAAACTATGTCACCGTTAACGACGTGGCAAACGTTTTGCTGGCCTGCGGGGGCAGCCCAATTATGTCGGACGAAATTGACGACGTGTCCGACATCACGTCGATTTGCGGCGGTCTGAACATTAACATTGGAACGCTGAATAAAAACACCATTGCCGCCATGTTTGCGGCGGGTAAAAAGGCCAACGAGCTGGGACACAAGGTTGTGTTAGACCCGGTTGGCGCAGGCGCATCTGCCCTTCGCACAAAAACCGCTCTGGATTTGGCGGATACAATAAAGTTCGACGCAATTCGGGGCAACATTTCAGAAATTAAAACCCTTTCCGCAGGAAGCGGAAGCACAAAAGGTGTGGACGCTGACAGCGCCGACGCAGTTGACGATAACAACTTAGACAGCGCAGTTGCATTTGTGAAACAGCTGGCAAAGGAACGGAACACGATTATTGCCGTAACCGGCGCCACTGATTTGGTAGCAGACGCTAAAACCTGCTATATAATAAAAAACGGCAGGCCTGAAATGAGCAAAATTACAGGCACGGGCTGTCAGCTTTCCGGCATGCTCGCCGCGTTTTTGGTCGCGAATCCTGAGAACCCGTTAGAGGCCGCAGCTGCCGCTGTCTGCACCATGGGGCTTGCCGGAGAAATCGGATTTGCCAACATGGAAAAGGCCGACGGAAACTCCACCTACAGAAACAGAATTATCGACGCAATTTATAACATGACGAGTGAAGAACTGAACAAAGGAGCAAACTATGAAATTCGATAA
- the thiD gene encoding bifunctional hydroxymethylpyrimidine kinase/phosphomethylpyrimidine kinase — protein MKTALTIAGSDSSGGAGIQADIKTMTAHGVYAMSAVTALTAQNTTGVKGIFEVPPTFLADQLDCVFTDIPPDAVKIGMVSNKELIETIAEKLSEYGAKNIVLDPVMVATSGASLSSESAVTALKERLLPNCTVVTPNLFEAEILSGLKIRSKIDMEQASQAILGAYGCAVLLKGGHSENDADDLLYQQSGPTWFHAGRIETKNTHGTGCTLSSAICSNLAKGFDLNTSVKKAKRYITGALEANLDLGIGSGPLNLAFAIEGNF, from the coding sequence ATGAAAACAGCATTGACCATTGCCGGAAGCGACTCCTCCGGCGGCGCAGGAATTCAGGCGGACATAAAAACCATGACGGCCCACGGCGTTTATGCCATGAGCGCCGTTACGGCCTTAACTGCCCAAAACACCACAGGTGTGAAAGGCATTTTTGAGGTTCCGCCCACGTTTTTGGCAGACCAGCTTGACTGTGTCTTTACCGATATTCCACCCGACGCGGTGAAAATTGGAATGGTTTCAAACAAAGAACTGATTGAAACCATTGCGGAAAAGCTATCAGAATACGGTGCAAAAAACATTGTTTTAGACCCGGTGATGGTTGCAACAAGCGGCGCAAGCCTTTCCAGCGAAAGCGCCGTGACCGCGTTAAAAGAACGGCTGCTGCCAAACTGCACCGTTGTGACGCCCAATCTGTTTGAAGCAGAAATTTTGAGCGGTTTAAAAATCCGGTCAAAAATCGACATGGAGCAAGCGTCACAGGCCATTCTGGGCGCCTATGGCTGCGCGGTGCTTTTAAAAGGCGGACATAGCGAGAACGACGCAGACGACCTGCTGTATCAACAAAGCGGGCCAACGTGGTTTCATGCAGGTCGGATTGAAACCAAAAATACACACGGAACGGGCTGCACGCTGTCCAGCGCCATCTGCTCGAATTTAGCAAAGGGGTTTGATTTAAACACTTCGGTAAAAAAGGCGAAACGCTATATCACAGGCGCGCTGGAAGCGAATCTGGATTTGGGGATTGGTTCCGGTCCTTTAAACCTTGCTTTTGCCATTGAGGGTAACTTTTAA
- the eno gene encoding phosphopyruvate hydratase — MKNYIEITDVYAREILDSRGNPTVEACVCTEDGVCARASVPSGASTGAFEAVELRDKDESRYKGLGVKNAVSNVNNEIADEIIGLNVLDQRDIDRKMIKLDGTDNKSRLGANAILGVSLAAAKAATASLGTSLYNYIGGANAHVLPVPMMNILNGGKHADNSVNLQEFMIMPTGACCFSEALRMCAEVFHSLKGVLKSKNYSTAVGDEGGFAPNLKNDEDALALICEAIEKANFVPGDDFQIAMDAAATELFEEAKKQGRDGYYFWKTDVFKTRDEMIKYWEKLASDYPIISLEDGLSEEDWDGWKDLTSALGNKIQLVGDDLFVTNTQRLERGIKNGVGNSILIKVNQIGTLTETLDAIEMANRAGYTAVTSHRSGETEDTTIADIAVATNSGQIKTGAPSRTDRVCKYNRLLRIEEELSGSACFLGKRAFFNLM, encoded by the coding sequence ATGAAAAATTATATTGAAATTACAGATGTGTATGCAAGAGAGATTTTAGATTCCAGAGGCAATCCCACCGTTGAAGCGTGCGTCTGCACGGAAGACGGCGTGTGCGCCCGGGCGTCTGTGCCGTCCGGCGCATCTACTGGCGCGTTTGAGGCGGTGGAACTGCGGGATAAAGACGAGTCGCGCTACAAAGGGCTGGGTGTGAAAAACGCCGTTTCCAACGTAAACAACGAAATTGCCGACGAAATTATAGGTTTAAATGTGTTAGACCAGAGGGATATTGACCGAAAAATGATAAAATTAGATGGCACGGACAACAAGTCGCGCTTAGGCGCCAACGCCATTTTAGGCGTGTCGCTGGCGGCGGCAAAGGCAGCAACGGCATCGTTGGGCACCAGCCTTTATAACTATATAGGCGGTGCTAACGCCCATGTTTTGCCGGTGCCCATGATGAATATTTTAAACGGCGGCAAGCACGCCGACAACAGCGTGAATCTGCAGGAATTTATGATTATGCCCACAGGTGCATGCTGCTTTTCGGAGGCACTTCGCATGTGCGCCGAGGTGTTTCACAGCTTAAAGGGCGTGCTGAAATCGAAAAACTATTCCACAGCGGTGGGTGATGAGGGCGGTTTTGCGCCAAATCTGAAAAACGACGAAGACGCGCTGGCGCTGATTTGCGAGGCAATTGAAAAGGCAAACTTTGTTCCCGGAGACGACTTTCAGATTGCGATGGACGCGGCGGCCACCGAACTGTTTGAAGAAGCGAAAAAACAAGGGCGCGACGGTTATTATTTCTGGAAAACCGATGTGTTTAAAACGCGGGATGAAATGATAAAATACTGGGAAAAGCTTGCTTCCGACTACCCAATTATCTCTTTAGAAGATGGCTTATCCGAGGAGGACTGGGACGGCTGGAAGGACTTGACCAGTGCCTTGGGAAATAAAATTCAGCTCGTGGGCGACGACCTGTTTGTAACCAACACTCAGCGGCTGGAGCGGGGAATAAAGAACGGTGTGGGCAACTCCATTTTAATTAAAGTGAATCAAATCGGTACCTTAACCGAAACGTTAGACGCCATTGAAATGGCAAACCGTGCTGGTTACACAGCTGTGACATCTCACAGGAGCGGTGAAACAGAAGACACCACCATTGCAGACATTGCCGTTGCCACAAATTCAGGTCAGATTAAAACCGGCGCGCCGTCACGCACAGACAGAGTCTGCAAATATAACCGTTTGCTGCGCATTGAAGAGGAACTGAGCGGCAGTGCTTGTTTTCTTGGAAAACGTGCATTTTTTAACTTGATGTAA
- the thiC gene encoding phosphomethylpyrimidine synthase ThiC has protein sequence MREYKTQMEAAKRGIITPEMKTVAEKECMEPEKLLELVAKGQVAIPANVNHTSLSAEGIGSGLKTKINVNLGISGDCKNYDVEMQKVNMAVKFGAEAIMDLSNYGKTNTFRRALIKTCPAMIGTVPMYDAIGYLEKDLLEITAKDFLRVVRAHAEEGVDFMTIHAGINRRCVEAFRREGRKMNIVSRGGSLLFAWMEMTGNENPFFEYYDEVLEILREFDVTVSLGDALRPGCIDDATDAGQIAELIELGNLTKRAWDKDVQVMVEGPGHMAMDEIAANMKLQKRLCHGAPFYVLGPLVTDIAPGYDHITSAIGGAIAAASGADFLCYVTPAEHLRLPDLADVKEGIIASKIAAHAADIAKKIPHARDLDKEMAKARHEVDWDKMFDLAIDGEKAREYFESTPPADRHTCSMCGKMCAVRTTNMILEGKKVEFCSEK, from the coding sequence ATGCGCGAATATAAAACACAAATGGAAGCCGCAAAGCGCGGAATTATCACGCCGGAAATGAAAACGGTTGCAGAAAAGGAATGCATGGAACCGGAAAAGCTTTTGGAGCTTGTGGCAAAGGGGCAGGTTGCCATTCCGGCCAATGTGAACCACACGTCCCTTTCGGCAGAGGGTATCGGCTCTGGCCTGAAGACCAAAATTAACGTAAACCTGGGAATTTCCGGGGACTGCAAAAACTATGATGTGGAAATGCAAAAGGTAAACATGGCAGTGAAATTCGGCGCCGAGGCCATTATGGATTTAAGCAACTACGGCAAGACCAACACCTTTCGCCGGGCGCTGATTAAAACGTGCCCGGCCATGATTGGCACGGTGCCCATGTATGACGCCATTGGGTATTTGGAAAAAGATTTGCTGGAAATTACCGCAAAGGATTTTTTAAGGGTCGTACGTGCCCATGCGGAAGAAGGCGTGGATTTTATGACCATTCACGCCGGAATAAACCGTCGGTGCGTGGAAGCATTTCGCCGTGAGGGACGGAAAATGAACATTGTTTCCCGGGGCGGCTCTCTGTTGTTTGCCTGGATGGAAATGACGGGCAACGAAAATCCGTTTTTTGAATATTACGACGAGGTGCTGGAAATTTTGCGTGAGTTTGACGTAACTGTCAGCTTAGGGGACGCGCTGCGCCCCGGCTGCATTGACGACGCCACCGATGCGGGACAGATTGCAGAACTGATTGAGCTTGGAAACTTAACCAAACGTGCCTGGGACAAGGACGTGCAGGTGATGGTGGAAGGGCCCGGACACATGGCAATGGATGAAATTGCCGCCAATATGAAGCTGCAAAAGCGGCTTTGCCACGGCGCGCCGTTTTATGTGTTAGGCCCGCTGGTAACCGACATTGCCCCGGGCTACGACCACATTACCTCGGCCATTGGCGGCGCGATTGCGGCGGCCAGCGGCGCAGATTTTCTTTGTTATGTCACCCCGGCGGAGCACCTGCGCCTGCCGGATTTGGCAGACGTGAAAGAGGGCATTATTGCAAGCAAAATTGCGGCCCATGCAGCGGACATTGCAAAAAAAATCCCCCATGCCAGGGATTTGGACAAAGAAATGGCAAAGGCCCGGCATGAAGTGGACTGGGACAAGATGTTTGACCTTGCCATTGACGGTGAAAAAGCCAGGGAATATTTTGAAAGCACGCCTCCAGCCGACCGTCACACCTGCTCCATGTGCGGCAAAATGTGTGCCGTACGCACCACCAACATGATTTTAGAAGGAAAAAAAGTGGAGTTTTGCTCGGAAAAATAA
- a CDS encoding DUF1540 domain-containing protein, with translation MSCKANSSIKCTVSQCEYHCDDQNYCTLDSIQVGTHESNPTMCECTDCESFTKKR, from the coding sequence ATGAGTTGTAAAGCAAATTCATCCATTAAATGTACCGTATCACAGTGCGAATACCACTGTGACGACCAAAACTACTGTACGCTTGACAGCATACAGGTAGGAACGCATGAAAGCAATCCGACCATGTGCGAGTGCACGGATTGTGAATCGTTCACAAAAAAACGCTAA
- a CDS encoding HAD family hydrolase: MIEGAIFDVDGTILDSMPMWDNIGRIYLQQKGIEAEPNLNRVMFTMTMPEAADYLKQKYALPRSPEEIITEINGMIQKFYENKVPMKAGVHSLLLSLHARGIPITAASLSQRGMIEAAFSRLGIDKLFRRVFTSTEIGAGKDRPDIFYAAQVHMGTDISSTWVFEDGLYAMKTAKAAGFRICGVFDPSSISDQEEIQSVCDVYLPSYEGVLVSRFEGESEL, translated from the coding sequence ATGATTGAAGGCGCAATCTTTGATGTAGACGGCACCATTTTAGACTCCATGCCCATGTGGGACAACATTGGACGCATCTATTTGCAGCAAAAGGGAATTGAGGCAGAACCCAATTTAAACCGAGTTATGTTTACTATGACCATGCCGGAGGCCGCGGATTACTTAAAACAAAAATATGCTCTGCCCCGCTCCCCTGAAGAAATTATAACTGAAATTAACGGCATGATTCAAAAATTTTATGAAAACAAGGTGCCGATGAAAGCAGGCGTTCATTCGCTTTTATTAAGCTTACACGCTCGGGGTATTCCAATTACAGCGGCAAGCCTGAGCCAGCGCGGCATGATTGAAGCGGCATTTTCCCGGCTTGGGATTGACAAGCTGTTCCGCCGTGTTTTTACCAGCACCGAGATTGGCGCGGGAAAGGACCGGCCCGACATCTTCTATGCCGCCCAGGTGCATATGGGAACAGATATATCCTCCACCTGGGTGTTTGAAGACGGGCTTTATGCCATGAAAACAGCGAAAGCGGCAGGTTTTCGGATTTGCGGTGTGTTTGATCCGTCGAGCATTTCCGACCAGGAAGAAATTCAGTCTGTCTGCGACGTATATCTGCCTTCGTATGAAGGCGTTTTGGTCAGCAGATTTGAGGGGGAAAGCGAATTATGA